In Juglans microcarpa x Juglans regia isolate MS1-56 chromosome 4S, Jm3101_v1.0, whole genome shotgun sequence, a single window of DNA contains:
- the LOC121263323 gene encoding charged multivesicular body protein 7, translated as MERERVREFIKKEVSDWDDDEAVATARFKAFSGQRSDWEPKYQFWKNLILNVARHLRLVIVQPHDIRNIWFNRGGLTPLCLDEVLLEMYREGELVRMGDLEDPTTSGTLSLLLRKVRKNLALIRASPIPSLPSLLQDHLVLNTLLKERAVEVVKQLCESHWTCSCIVTMKKFQDICGGPNEASAVLSHLSETGKARYLSIHKKGFLEGIKFSLSPAPVSITSNLDYDVLHLVTTTERLQQQLDVIDRRCEMSRKSAIASLSSGNKKVALRHVRELKLATQSREKCTSLLNRVEEVLNVIANAESTKKVSEAIQIGAQAIKENRVNLDEVEFCLLELEESIESQKQVDKALESIPSSNDIEDEDIEEEFKKLELEVGGGKLQVLNPKTRVDSPTAQVEVSVESLSDALSNVKLTDNTTRESAIGNRMVSMRENKSKDLEFEAA; from the exons ATGGAAAGGGAGAGAGTGAGGGAATTCATAAAAAAGGAAGTAAGCGATTGGGATGATGACGAAGCTGTGGCTACTGCTCGGTTCAAGGCATTTAGTGGTCAGAGATCAGATTGGGAGCCGAAATATCAGTTCTGGAAGAATCTGATTCTGAACGTCGCTCGCCATCTTCGCCTTGTGATCGTCCAGCCTCACGACATCAGGAACATTTGGTTCAATCGCGGCGGCTTGACCCCTTTGTGCCTCGATGAAGTTTTG CTAGAAATGTACAGAGAAGGTGAACTTGTACGGATGGGTGATCTTGAGGACCCAACAACCAGTGGCACACTGTCACTTCTCTTgagaaaagttagaaaaaactTGGCGCTTATCAGAGCCTCCCCCATTCCATCCTTACCGTCTCTGTTACAAGATCACCTTGTACTTAACACTCTCTTGAAG GAAAGAGCTGTTGAAGTTGTGAAACAGTTGTGTGAAAGTCACTGGACTTGTTCATGCATTGTAACCATGAAGAAGTTCCAGGACATTTGCGGAGGCCCGAATGAAGCATCTGCGGTCTTGTCTCACCTGTCAGAAACTGGGAAAGCACGCTACCTCTCCATCCATAAGAAGGGATTCCTAGAG GGCATAAAATTTTCACTATCACCAGCACCGGTTTCTATCACCTCCAATTTAGATTATGATGTTCTGCACCTGGTTACGACGACAGAAAGGCTTCAGCAACAACTTGACGTGATTGACCGACGATGTGAAAT GTCCAGAAAATCAGCAATAGCTTCTTTGAGTTCAGGGAACAAGAAAGTCGCACTGCGGCATGTAAGGGAGTTAAAACTTGCCACACAGAGTAGAGAAAAATGTACATCGCTTTTGAATAGAGTGGAAGAAGTCCTTAATGTTATTGCGAATGCTGAATCAACGAAAAAG GTCTCTGAAGCCATCCAAATTGGAGCTCAAGCGATAAAGGAGAACAGGGTCAATTTGGACGAAGTTGAATTTTGTTTACTAGAGCTCGAGGAGAGCATAGAGTCACAAAAGCAAGTTGACAAAGCTTTag AGTCAATTCCATCATCCAATGATATTGAAGATGAAGATATTGAAGAGGAATTCAAGAAATTGGAGTTGGAAGTTGGAGGTGGaaaacttcaagttttgaacCCCAAAACTAGGGTTGATAGTCCAACAGCACAAGTAGAAGTTTCTGTTGAATCTTTGAGTGATGCTTTGTCAAATGTCAAGCTTACAGATAATACAACCAGGGAATCGGCAATTGGGAATCGTATGGTATCAATGAGAGAGAATAAATCGAAAGACCTTGAGTTTGAAGCTGCTTAG